In Eulemur rufifrons isolate Redbay chromosome 29, OSU_ERuf_1, whole genome shotgun sequence, one DNA window encodes the following:
- the ING3 gene encoding inhibitor of growth protein 3 isoform X2 — protein MLYLEDYLEMIEQLPMDLRDRFTEMREMDLQVQNAMDQLEQRVSEFFMNAKKNKPEWREEQMASIKKDYYKALEDADEKVQLANQIYDLQHL, from the exons ATGTTGTACCTAGAGGACTATCTGGAAA TGATTGAGCAGCTTCCAATGGACCTGCGGGACCGCTTCACCGAGATGCGCGAGATGGATCTGCAGGTGCAAA ATGCAATGGATCAGCTGGAACAAAGAGTCAGTGAATTCTttatgaatgcaaagaaaaataaacctgagTGGAGAGAAGAACAAATGGCATCCATCAAAAAA gACTACTATAAAGCTTTGGAAGATGCAGATGAGAAGGTGCAGTTGGCAAACCAGATATATGACTTG CAGCacctttaa